A genome region from Clupea harengus chromosome 7, Ch_v2.0.2, whole genome shotgun sequence includes the following:
- the gpsm1a gene encoding G-protein-signaling modulator 1, protein MDNQRCPRPRPPHPHPQPNSQQRGAPPQTHPHPQPQPNSQQRGAPAARSRPTDPPVLSESPSMASLAQREELFDLIASSQSRRLDDQRASVGDRLAFAIAQNNVRHLCPTCNPQEPSDDFFNMLIKYQSCRLNDQRCSMPECVPAAVSDPDEAFFSLVQRVQAKRMDEQRVSFYSDKPDGHSEPSSRPASGSS, encoded by the exons ATGGATAACCAGCGCTGCCCTCGCCctcgccccccccacccccacccccagcctaaCAGCCAGCAGAGAGGGGCCCCCCCTCagacccacccccacccccagccccagcctAACAGCCAGCAGAGAGGGGCCCCCGCCGCCCGCTCCCGGCCGACGGACCCCCCTGTGCTGTCCGAGTCGCCCTCTATGGCCTCGCTGGcccagagagaggagctgtTTGACCTGATCGCCAGTTCTCAGAGCCGGCGGCTGGACGACCAGCGCGCCAGCGTAGGGGACCGGCTGGCCTTCGCCATCGCCCAGAATAACGTGCGCCACCTGTGCCCGACCTGCAACCCACAGGAGCCCTCCGACGACTTCTTCAACATGCTCATCAAATACCAG tCCTGCAGACTGAATGACCAGCGGTGCTCCATGCCAGAGTGTGTCCCTGCAGCGGTGTCTGACCCAGACGAGGCCTTCTTCAGCCTCGTCCAGAGAGTGCAGGCCAAACGCATGGACGAGCAGCGGGTGTCCTTCTACAGCGACAAGCCCGACGGCCACTCCGAACCCTCGTCACGCCCGG
- the LOC122132988 gene encoding uncharacterized protein LOC122132988, whose product MSRPGFLTKANLRRLLMSDDVWSFGRKRHHPAEFAPDEDAAVVPALESDGQNGQDSSPRCPRQSQAPHQGRGERQEHCGEERPGDRYGDERPGDRYGDERPGDHYGDERPGHRYGDETPGDRYGDETPGDHYRDERPGDHYGDERPGYHYGDERPGDHYGDERPGDHYGDERPGEERPGDQCGANNTSDPTNQAHALTVEPAVKSLPPEDDTRHYRGDVSQSSDRAAVHESRARPTVSDRSPVHESRARPTVSDRAAVHESRARPTVSDRAAVHESRARPTVSDRSPVHESRARPTVSDRPHPVPHLPSGGTGRETSLSHRSDSKTRPGHQITERTTRDTSTITFNVLSDDANTDFADAGSDTASLNVWNNRRSQSVLNVVAASLNNNHDDRLNISNHDDRLNISTTDKEQNGETRPPPPSASTAEGGVSSGHYTGTPLPGTVTLGTVIVKADSIDSGSELQKQACDSSPSGADNMSYLSLSTESLGSSEEDNSHGDQMEPPVPGDRHASQEPSREPSCEPYREQMSFRDWEERLALPDYERETLLRLALPDYERETLLSEILSPVDEVLSYGSSELPPSARGPAVSEWGSLSLSLSLPPAPPAYEIITWTSEEDLPPPPEELDQGPGEDPSIASEHVPPLPPDSPLPAPAPAPPPVLPEDSVPADSSFFCRRVEIPDEDDGDDGDDEDLSESVPLQNLCSESEDIDQSENTTSLPVDEGNDKSDRLSSFHVGDRVLVCRSRPGVLKYKGPTAFASGTWAGVALDSPNGNHDGTFRGVKYFSCERNRGVLVRAEELSLPSGEPGSDPDTGLDEDPFSDEDPPPRGSEPQRAEQSFTRRTAEQDGGRTQNSSNANTSAPRRTCRDVKHNLQASEGSPQARCSTVRKGISLVSQLYLC is encoded by the exons ATGAGCAGGCCCGG GTTCCTGACGAAGGCCAATCTTCGGAGGCTGCTGATGTCTGACGATGTGTGGAGCTTCGGGAGGAAGAGGCACCACCCTGCCGAATTTGCCCCAGACGAGGATGCCGCCGTGGTGCCCGCGCTGGAGTCAGATGGGCAGAACGGGCAGGACTCATCGCCCAGATGCCCCCGCCAAAGCCAGGCCCCGCACCAGGGCAGAGGTGAGAGGCAGGAAcactgtggagaggagagaccaggAGATCGCTATGGAGACGAGAGACCAGGAGATCGCTATGGAGACGAGAGACCAGGAGATCACTATGGAGACGAGAGACCAGGACATCGCTATGGAGACGAGACACCAGGAGATCGCTATGGAGACGAGACACCAGGAGATCACTATAGAGACGAGAGACCAGGAGATCACTATGGAGACGAGAGACCAGGATATCACTATGGAGACGAGAGACCAGGAGATCACTATGGAGACGAGAGACCAGGAGATCACTATGGAGACGAGagaccaggagaggagaggccaggAGATCAGTGTGGCGCTAACAACACAAGCGATCCAACCAACCAGG CTCATGCCCTGACTGTTGAGCCAGCAGTGAAAAGCCTGCCCCCGGAGGATGACACGCGTCATTACAGAGGGGACGTGTCACAGTCCTCCGACAGAGCAGCAGTCCATGAGTCCAGGGCGAGACCTACGGTGTCCGACAGATCACCAGTCCATGAGTCCCGGGCGAGACCTACGGTGTCCGACAGAGCAGCAGTCCATGAGTCCAGGGCGAGACCTACGGTGTCCGACAGAGCAGCAGTCCACGAGTCCAGGGCGAGACCTACGGTGTCCGACAGATCACCAGTCCATGAGTCCAGGGCGAGACCTACGGTGTCCGACAGGCCCCATCCAGTACCACATCTCCCGTCAGGCGGCACAGGGAGGGAGACTTCACTTTCCCACCGCTCCGACTCTAAGACGAGGCCTGGGCATCAAATCACTGAAAGGACTACTCGGGACACATCCACAATCACTTTTAACGTTCTGAGCGACGACGCAAACACAGACTTCGCCGACGCAGGGTCAGACACGGCAAGTCTCAACGTGTGGAACAATCGGAGATCGCAGAGCGTGTTAAACGTCGTCGCAGCGTCGCTAAACAACAACCACGACGACCGGCTGAACATCAGCAACCATGACGACCGGCTGAACATCAGCACCACGGACAAGGAACAGAACGGAGAGacgcgtcctcctcctccttccgcCTCTACTGCTGAGGGGGGCGTCTCCTCAGGACATTACACAGGGACACCCCTCCCAGGGACAGTAACGCTGGGGACTGTCATAGTTAAAGCCGACAGCATTGACTCGGGTTCAGAGTTGCAGAAACAGGCCTGTGACAGCAGCCCTTCGGGGGCAGACAACATGTCGTATCTGTCCCTCAGCACTGAGAGCCTGGGCTCCTCGGAAGAAGATAACAGCCATGGGGACCAGATGGAGCCCCCCGTGCCGGGCGACAGACACGCCAGTCAGGAGCCGAGCCGTGAGCCGAGCTGTGAGCCGTATCGCGAGCAGATGAGTTTCAGGGACTGGGAGGAGAGGTTGGCGCTGCCCGACTACGAGAGAGAGACGCTGCTGAGGTTGGCGCTGCCAGACTACGAGAGAGAGACGCTGCTGTCGGAGATCCTCTCCCCAGTGGATGAGGTGCTGTCCTACGGCAGCTCAGAGCTTCCTCCTTCCGCTAGAGGACCAGCCGTGTCCGAATGgggcagcctcagcctcagcctcagccttcCGCCCGCGCCCCCCGCCTATGAGATCATCACCTGGACCAGCGAGGAGGATCTCCCGCCGCCCCCCGAGGAACTGGACCAGGGGCCCGGAGAGGACCCGTCCATCGCCAGCGAACATGTACCCCCACTGCCGCCCGACTCGCCCCTACCTGCGCCTGCGcccgctcctcctcctgtcctgccGGAAGACTCCGTCCCGGCTGACTCCTCCTTCTTTTGCCGTCGTGTGGAGATACCCGATGAAGACGacggtgatgatggtgatgatgaagatctcagtgaaagtgttCCACTCCAGAACCTCTGCAGTGAGAGTGAGGACATAGACCAGTCAGAGAACacgacctcacttcctgtggaTGAAGGAAATGACAAATCAGACCGTTTGTCCTCTTTCCACGTCGGAGACAGGGTTCTGGTGTGCCGCTCCAGGCCCGGCGTTCTGAAATACAAAGGCCCCACAGCATTCGCCAGCGGAACTTGGGCCGGGGTGGCGCTGGACAGTCCCAACGGAAACCATGACGGAACGTTCCGAGGGGTGAAGTACTTCAGCTGCGAACGGAACCGAGGCGTTCTGGTGCGAGCGGAGGAACTCTCCCTCCCGTCCGGAGAACCGGGCAGCGATCCAGACACGGGGCTGGACGAGGACCCGTTCTCCGATGAGGATCCGCCGCCGCGCGGGTCAGAACCGCAGAGAGCGGAGCAGTCGTTCACGAGGAGAACCGCAGAGCAGGACGGAGGCAGAACCCAGAACTCCTCTAATGCTAACACCTCAGCTCCTAGGAGGACTTGCAGAGACGTCAAACACAACCTGCAGGCCAGTGAGGGGTCTCCCCAGGCCAGATGTTCCACAGTCAGAAAAGGAATTTCACTAGTAAGCCAACTCTACCTCTGTTAA
- the LOC116221193 gene encoding uncharacterized protein LOC116221193 has protein sequence MDRALRETRLLDGALKETRVMDGALRETRASRTIRRHLFKESHRPKTTDLKKMEDRFGPRLLNQWHGDHPPEAQSRVPVHPHDCEIVYRLVDTAVDAALYGSGERGVGGHCKTPSHLINEESHSRYRQVFFSLTSDILHEVFSDVIATGGHCQRPDATTLTPTHCQRPDATTPTPTHCQRPDATTLTPTHCQRPDATATSLSTRDMKVTIKREVQKMLNLERSEKQIEEMLRTLCKFWYTKRDRVDYILMGELQGEERQWVDYSLDQTTVKLQLAEDIFSLLVDDTISVLRGISSSLHTQP, from the exons ATGGACAGGGCCTTGAGGGAGACCAGGCTGCTGGACGGGGCCTTGAAGGAGACCAGGGTGATGGACGGGGCCTTGAGGGAGACCAGGGCCTCCCGGACCATCAGGAGGCACCTCTTTAAGGAGAGTCACAGGCCGAAGACCACA GATTTGAAGAAAATGGAGGACAGGTTCGGGCCGCGTTTACTGAACCAGTGGCACGGTGACCATCCGCCTGAAGCTCAGAGCAGAGTGCCAGTCCATCCACATGACTGTGAGATCGTGTACCGGCTGGTGGACACTGCAGTCGACGCTGCCCTCTATGGCTCAGGGGAGCGAGGCGTGGGGGGTCACTGTAAGACCCCCAGTCATCTTATCAATGAGGAGAGCCACAGCAGGTACAGACAG GTGTTCTTCAGTTTGACCTCAGATATATTACATGAAGTATTCTCAGATGTCATAGCAACAGGCGGCCATTGCCAAAGACCTGATGCTAcaaccctaaccccaacccaTTGCCAAAGACCTGATGCtacaaccccaaccccaacccatTGCCAAAGACCTGATGCTAcaaccctaaccccaacccaTTGCCAAAGACCTGATGCTACGGCAACATCGCTCTCAACCCGGGACATGAAG GTCACAATAAAGAGGGAGGTCCAGAAGATGCTAAACTTGGAGAGGAGTGAGAAACAGATTGAGGAGATGCTGAGGACTCTGTGCAAGTTCTGGTAcaccaagagagacagagtggactaCATACTG ATGGGTGAGCTTCAGGGGGAAGAACGGCAGTGGGTGGACTACAGTCTGGACCAGACCACCGTGAAGCTGCAGCTGGCGGAGGACATCTTCAGTCTTTTGGTGGATGACACCATCTCTGTCCTCAGGGGCATCAGTTCATCACTACACACCCagccataa